In Glycine max cultivar Williams 82 chromosome 15, Glycine_max_v4.0, whole genome shotgun sequence, the DNA window acgaaaaaattaaatatgaatcaTATACATCATGTTATCtgaccaattaaaaaattgtgactTGTGTGAGAGAGATTTATTCAATGAGAGGGAAAGAATCCGGCGcataataaaaaacatgaaaatcatCATCTATCAAGACGGCCTGTTTCGGTAATTAACTAGTCGACAACTTGGTTTGGTTTTCTCGGGATATGATTCCATGTAACCTGTCCAGAGTCATAAATAGCTTTGCAACCTTGCACAATGTTAAAACACGGATACAGTGAAAAAATTTATGTACGTGGATACTTTGTATAAGCTTTTGCTATAACGACTCTGGCAATTAATTATACATGTACAATATCCGAACGGTTCAGAATGCATGTAGTGAAAGTAAGTCAATGTAAGAATAAATGCTTCGTGGCCACCTAATTGAACCTGGCGTTGAAATGGGGGTTCTCACAGTGGGAGGTTGGAAAAACTTTGCATGCGCATTGAACTAATATCTTCATTGCTTTAAACACTTAGACTTGTGCTTATGATTGAGTTGAAATTAGAGAACGATTAGTGTCAGAAATGCACTATTGtgtttttatactattatcAAAAGATTCAACCTTGGAAACTATACTTTACAAAGTTTATAGTTGAAATTTTCAGAATAGAATGAAAAGAAGAGTTGGTCAATCGTACTTGATCAGAAACTAGTGTTGGTGTGCATGCAAATGTTAACATGcagatgtgatttttttttaaaaaaaagaaatatgttattgttcatgtaatatatatattgttatttagtcttcatacaatttttttaaaagaaaattactgtaaaacatttttaaaattttaatctttgctattttgttttagtccttataatatatttatttttcatttctgtcCTAATAATATGtagattatttgttaatttttagtctatcaattttttttaaattaattcaaaatgaaaaagtattataagaactaaaataaaaaatatatatatattagaaatactaaaacatatttaagttttttataggaaaaattagtcttttaattatgttttagtttGATTCTCCATtttgtcttattttatttatttctaattttttacatATCCAAATAAGTGATGAAAAATTTTATCCTTTGCtcgttttattatttatcttttttcaaatacacatttttttattctacttttaattttttgttactatATCTTTTTATCTCTATATTTCTCTAATAATCGAAATAAagcattaaaacaaaaaagatataaTTTGTTTTGCGATTCTAGTGTGAAAGAGTTCTTGTCCCTGTGCGAACTCTAAAGATTCAGTTCATATTAACTCGATGACCCATATCGCCGTGACCGAGTCAAACAGATAATTCCtggttaaagaaaaaattgtccACTTCTAAAAGTAGGATTTAGTCTATGAATATACGAAGagtatgataattattttatgtgactaaaattatttttaataatatattttaattaatttttaatttttttattaattaaaaaaattgactatTTGATAGACaagttttttaataactttttttaaaatattaacttattatattttcttttcttttcatcctcaatatatttattaaattttttaattatttttttaaaataaatcataattttattatttttctgttattttatatttttcaattaatttttaattaactttatcaaacataatttaaattgtcatCGTACTCCCGTACTAAAGTGATTATTTCTCTAAGCTGATGTCATAGTTCAGTCACGCCAGCTTACATAGCCATATTTGTAACCTTGTAATATATTAGATCGAATCATAAATAATCTTACAATCTTGAATGTATAAGTACAAAGAGACTAAATTTGAAGTCCTAGTCACTCCTAGCATGCCGGAATGAATGCATGTTAATGGGAATAGGGACAATTGTCcccccaaaatatttttttacttgttatatttgataattaaaaaaaaccctCATTAAAAAATAGTTGTTGCACccaaaaagacatttttttaaaaatcgatgtaaGAAGAAAGGGTAAATTAATACTAATCTTATTGTTTTATCAATTTTACTGTTCTTTTTTGCTTCTCTAATACTAAACAAATGTAATAAGCAAGTAATATTAACAATCTAACACACACCTCGACCTAATTGTAATTTGTAGGAACTTAGATAATTTTGATTGTCatgacacacacacaaccaTACAATCATATATtgatattcaaaattattttacttaggtttaattaattttaattttaatatattaattaattaattaatctatattTTCCCACTCTCAGTTGATAAGATATTATATACACATGtagtaaatattataaattcagaTTCTCGATCTTAGAAACGATACAACTTAGAtgtgttctttctttttttgacaGACCATGTGTTCGTTTTCTCAGACAATAGTATGAgattatatacatacatatatatatgaattaaaattaatatttttcttttagttaattATTGAATCAAAGGATGTTTTAATccccttaattattttaatcaatcacttagctttttaattaatattaagtaTAAAGAGatttttactataaataattattaattaaatatttcatattgagttattttatattttaaaattaaacNNNNNNNNNNNNNNNNNNNNNNNNNNNNNNNNNNNNNNNNNNNNNNNNNNNNNNNNNNNNNNNNNNNNNNNNNNNNNNNNNNNNNNNNNNNNNNNNNNNNNNNNNNNNNNNNNNNNNNNNNNNNNNNNNNNNNNNNNNNNNNNNNNNNNNNNNNNNNNNNNNNNNNNNNNNNNNNNNNNNNNNNNNNNNNNNNNNNNNNNNNNNNNNNNNNNNNNNNNNNNNNNNNNNNNNNNNNNNNNNNNNNNNNNNNNNNNNNNNNNNNNNNNNNNNNNNNNNNNNNNNNNNNNNNNNNNNNNNNNNNNNNNNNNNNNNNNNNNNAAAAAAAAGCcattaaaagaaatttacaGACGACAGATCGCGTTGACGCACAGAGTATCTTGATCGGTAAGATAATTGGCGTAAGACAATCACGACAATTCATTCTAAAAAAACTGTACGACGACCATGCATGTAAATGATGCAATCCCAAATCCAATGCTCAATGCTTAAAATCTTCTCGttgtattttcattaaaaaataaattattttctatgaTTTGCATCTTGTAGGGTAGGGATGTGTAAAATAATCGATTCAAATTGAATCGGAATCTAACCGAACTTAACTCGAttgattttcattaaaagaTCAGTTTAAAATTACTTCAgctcttaaaataaatttaaaaactaattcaatttaaaattaatttaattttaaatcaatttctaaattagtttaactatttaaatataaaaaaattaattaaaacaattcaaaattaattcaatttattttttttattgaactaaTTTTTACACATCCTGTAGAGTTATTTATTAAACAGGATGTATGTAATCCAGttattaattatacaattttttatttatgaaaagggGGACTACGTACCTTTGTAAAAGTTATCCCGCcctgcatgattcacatgcTATTTTTTAGATTACGGAAAGAAGGGTTTCCACATGTCACGTGCGTTGCAAATTGCAATGAAGTAATAACGTTCAGCCATCGAATTTGACGTCTCCTTTGATAACTTCTAACTTTAGGGTTGGATATATCCACTTTGCCCTCAAGTTAGACCCGTAAAGTTCCTAAAATTACGAGtcttattaatttcaaattaaatgatTCGTTTATTCATAACTTTATCAAAGTTGATGAGTAGAATTCGCAGATTAAATGGATTGAGCATGCGATTTACAAATTGAAGttgctaatatattttttcctataCTTTATATGTGTGAAGTATTAATTCTATCATATTTATTGATGAATAGTTTTCACAGGAAAACTTAGCACTTTCACATAGCCAAAGACGTTAATCtgcaacaaaaaaatagtaCGAAATAATGTATATAGACCAAACCATTCAATTACGGCTGTATGCaagcttattaaattattaatcgtgaaaattgtatctattttttaaagaaaaatatttttaagataataaaagattttttactaaatgattctaaagtgaaatataaaattcatttttaattatgagttctttttagttaaacaaacaattttataatttttaatttaatagaaaattgttcaatatttaatacaaattacaatattaattttgataaacatatctattttaattataataaggtTATAATTCATAACataatagaataattttttataaaaatatttttggttcAATAATTAGTTTGCaagtaattttgataataataagaaataagaattgaaaaaataaaattttgagaaaaaatgaaaattgaaaaaagttaaagatttaaaaatgtgtagtaaaataaaaataaataaatttataaaagttgataattaaatacatatatgATTAAGTTCTAAATCTTTGTGAATTTTGATAGTGGGTGTGTTTGTGTTGTGATGAATTAGGCAATTGTGTATCAACCCCCTTATTATAATATACAAGTTATATATACTTATAGAGTGCAGATTATAATTATTTCTAATCACTACAAACTTCTATTAAATCTTTATCATCGATgactttgtatttaatttttatcgtCAATGACTTTTGGTCTTTAATCTTTGATAACTTGTATATTCAATCTCTACCATTAATATCTTCTAATGTTTATCAATTCTTTTATCAccgtataattaattaaaatattatattttaacacttaataaaaaaattatcgttCCTATACCTTTTTAGAAGTATAATTCCTCTacatgagaaagaaagaaaaagttagAAAACTTCGTAAAATTTACCACGcgttaaaataacaataacaaacacttaatttcaggtgaaaatgTCTCAATTTTTATAAGACATAAATAGaccattttctataaatatatcttttaaaaaacctatttttatacGTATTGATTAATATACATAATAatatctaatttaatttattcatttcaaattcaaactccatcttttaatttgttttgttttaaaaaattcaataattttatttatgtaaacaaaaaaatgaataaaaatggagcttttattttttatttttagaaaaacacctacatattaaatattatcatgTTTTTAATCAAACGCTTACAAAGAGAGATCTTATTACATAATGTTTATGAATGATTTTATATGTAACATGTTCTCTCAAtgctacattttattttattttattgataaaataaactagACTTTTGTAGGCTTAAGTGACTTTTGTTGTCGCAACATTTTGTCACGATGGGTTACATTTAAGAGTAACCCGCTTCCGAGTTCCGACTCAACGTCTCAAAAAATGTTGcacattattttagtttattacaacaaaaaggttcatttattattttattttagttttataaaagtAGTATAcgtaaatgaaaattaaacaaaaaaaaaaaatctagaggAGACGTTTTTCAGGATGGTGTGTGTATGGCAaccattaaaaacaaaagaaagaaaattgaaattctaaTCAACGTTTTCTTGATATTACTAAAACTAGAGTTCCTATTGTACTAAAACTAGAATTCCTATAATTCACGTGATCTTATCCACTTTTTACCACGATCCAAAATTATTCAAAGGCCTAGTTTAGTTTGTTTGCTTTCAATTTTTGCTTCGTTAATTCAATTTTCCAATTAAAACAGTCGACAAAATAGGAACATATAGACCCAAAAATAAGCCTAAATCTCGTCGAAAATTAACGTAAAATGCCATTGTTCATTGATGCTACCGTCTGCATTTCCGGTGGGTAGTTGGACAAGCCTTCAATGCCTTCCTCACGAGTCACGACACAACTCATTAGCTACAACTATGAATTACTTGTCTCtatttacttataatttttttaattcattcacgtccattaataaaaataaataatttaattaataattttaaatctattaattatttgtattacatcttaaaattattcttatcttatttttttattcacttaattattttttattgatacttgatagaaaataattaaataagtgtatgtaaaaaaatgattaatatatctaaaaattataaaataatcttacaaagaaaaataaataaatttttaaaaagatcttataattattacacttTCCATTAACATATCCTATGATATAAGATAATAGTTTTATCTATAAATTACAATGTACAGTAAGGTAGAAAATATATTCGGTgagaaataagaatttaaaaaaacgtacttaccaaaaaaatatgtgGAGACATTAAAAGTGGTTGTTTGGTCTAAACGTCCCctggaaaaaaatgataaaagtccAATAATCTCTGAATCTCTCTCTCTGTATGCTCCCTGACTCTTTTACAACTTTTTGGTGCCCATAAATTGGAGTTCCTCCCTCGCTTCTCCATCACTTGTGGTCTTTGATACAAAGCTAGCATAGCATTTTTCTTTAACAAAGCAAGACacccttttccttttcattcCATCATCTCTTTAGCTTTGTCCAAAGACCATGTCTGTGGTGGCCGATAATTCAGCAAACAATGGAAGCCACCAGGTGGTTTTAAATGTAAACGGTGATGCCTCCAAAAAGTGTGATGACTCATCTAACCAAGACTGTGTGCCACTTCTGCAGaaggtctctctctctctctctctctctcctgaatcctaatcctttctttcctttGTCCACAACTCATTCAAGTGCTCTTGTTTCCAACCCCATATGGATTTCATTCACTATTTCACACAGAAAACTATTAGCGACCGAATTTAGTGACAAAAAGTTGCTTTTTTGTTACTAATGATTGTGTCACAAAATTTTTAGGACCAGTTTTCTTCTGTTTCATTTCCTGTTTTCACTCTTAATTTACAAAATGGCCATCTGTTTTTCAACATGTTTCCTGTTTGCtaaaaagttgtttttcatTGTTTGCTAAAAATATACTTGAAAACAAGAACATATTGAAaagttttgtaaattaaaagtgaaaacagGAATAAACGCGTTCttagtgacaatttttttaaaatttaaatataaattgtttcgttacaaatatttttttttctttatagtgATTACTTGATGTATATGATAAAATcacacttttttcttctttcaattaGTTGATTTTAGAATCTTAGAAGCTTATAATGATCCAAAACTTTTGGAATAATAATGTTGTGCTGGAAATTTAAAATGGTTTGGTTGTTTATTGAATATAGTTGGTAGCAGAGGTGGTGGGGACGTACTTCTTGATATTTGCAGGGTGTGCTTCAGTGGTGGTGAACCTTGACAAGGACAAAGTGGTCACACAACCTGGGATTTCAATTGTTTGGGGCCTCACTGTTATGGTTTTGGTTTACTCTGTTGGTCACATCTCTGGTGCTCATTTCAACCCTGCTGTCACTATTGCTCATGCTACCACCAAAAGGTTTCCACTGAAGCAGGTGAGTGTTAATTAGTGAACCTATTACACCCTCTTTCACTTTACTTATTGTTTCAGCTGCTATATTATGCTCATTTAATTTGGTCAAGCATGTTGTGTCATTTCCATTATAGTTTCCTAGGATTTTATGCTTGGTTAACCATACTTTATTTCCAAACAAAACGCATGATGGTCTTAGTTTGTCTCTAGCTAATTATTGAATTTTCcttgattttatatatgttttaggTACCCGCCTATGTGATAGCTCAGGTCGTTGGAGCCACACTTGCTAGTGGAACTCTCAGACTTATATTCAATGGCAAGAGTGACCACTTTACAGGAACACTCCCTGGCGGTTCTGACTTGCAATCTTTTGTGGTCGAATTCATAATCACTTTTTATCTCATGTTCGTCATTTCTGGCGTTGCCACCGATAACAGAGCGGTAATCTTTCCTGTTCTtgttcaaaagaaagaaaaacttgcTTTTTTAATGATGGGTGTGTCCTAATTTGTGTTGAACATTTTGAATTTAGCAAATAGGGGTTGGCATTGGCATATCTTGCCAAACTCTTTAGCCTTTCCACATAAAAAATGGTTACTTAAAACTGCCTAACTGCATAAGCATATTTGTACGTGTCGAATAGAAGTTTACAACACAACAAATGCAATGCGTATCAAAATCTATATTTGAATATTCTTCCTCACTACTTCACAACTTTTGTTAATTcaacttattttgttttaaaatcctGCAGATTGGAGAGTTGGCAGGGCTTGCAGTTGGGTCTACGGTACTGCTGAATGTGATGTTTGCCGGGTATTTACTTATCTTAAAACCGAATTGATTATGCCATTTCATTGCATGCTTTTAACATaaagaatataatttacattattcaataaattaaaattaagatattgAACCCTTGGGAAACTAGGAACTCACATTTGAGTACtgaaattagttattaattatatttgacagGCCAATCACAGGGGCATCAATGAATCCAGCAAGAAGCTTAGGGCCTGCTATTGTGCACAATGAGTACAAAGGAATATGGATATATTTGGTGTCACCAACTCTTGGAGCTGTGGCTGGTACTTGGGCCTATAATTTCATCAGGTACACAAATAAGCCAGTGCGTGAAATCACCAAGAGTGCCTCTTTCCTCAAAGGTGGTGAAGCTGAGTGATTCAACAGCAAATGCAAGAATGttgttttttcttctccattttcttATCTTCAAGTTCACCATGCATTAGggttaaaatttaagaaagaaTTACTGGTTTAGTGTGCCGAATAACCCTGTAATATAGATAGAGGAAATGAAAAATACAGTTTCTCC includes these proteins:
- the NIP1-4 gene encoding nodulin-26; this encodes MSVVADNSANNGSHQVVLNVNGDASKKCDDSSNQDCVPLLQKLVAEVVGTYFLIFAGCASVVVNLDKDKVVTQPGISIVWGLTVMVLVYSVGHISGAHFNPAVTIAHATTKRFPLKQVPAYVIAQVVGATLASGTLRLIFNGKSDHFTGTLPGGSDLQSFVVEFIITFYLMFVISGVATDNRAIGELAGLAVGSTVLLNVMFAGPITGASMNPARSLGPAIVHNEYKGIWIYLVSPTLGAVAGTWAYNFIRYTNKPVREITKSASFLKGGEAE